In Epinephelus fuscoguttatus linkage group LG15, E.fuscoguttatus.final_Chr_v1, a genomic segment contains:
- the pcyt1aa gene encoding choline-phosphate cytidylyltransferase A isoform X2 has protein sequence MLKQMEAQSSSELLLSRKRKRESSNREIEEGERLGKIPRCTVGLKHPAPFADELVPDNKPYERVNMEEAKRGTPHRPVRVYADGIFDVFHSGHARALMQAKCLFPNTHLIVGVCSDDLTHKYKGFTVMNEDERYDAIRHCRYVDEVVRNAPWTLTPEFLAKHRIDFVAHDDIPYSSAGSDDIYKHIKEAGMFAPTQRTEGISTSDIITRIVRDYDVYVRRNLQRGYTAKELNVSFINEKKYHLQERVDKVKRKVRDVEEKSKEFVQKVEEKSIDLIQKWEEKSREFIGNFLQMFGPEGALKHMLKEGKGRMLQAISPRHSPDSSPTREERSPSPTFRLPFFTKTSPPPSPPPHHSGARGYLISEDDDEDDDEDDEDDKN, from the exons ATGTTGAAACAG ATGGAGGCCCAAAGCTCCAGTGAGCTGCTGCTGtccagaaagagaaaaagggagAGCTCCAATCGGGAgatcgaggaaggagagaggctTGGGAAAATCCCCAGATGTACTGTG GGGTTGAAGCACCCTGCACCTTTCGCAGATGAGCTGGTGCCTGATAATAAGCCCTATGAGAGAGTCAACATGGAGGAGGCGAAGAGGGGAACCCCAC ACAGACCGGTGCGGGTGTATGCAGATGGCATCTTTGATGTTTTCCACTCAGGTCACGCCAGAGCGCTCATGCAGGCTAAATGCCTCTTCCCAAATACACACCTCATCGTAGGAG TGTGCAGTGATGACCTGACCCACAAATACAAGGGCTTCACGGTGATGAATGAGGACGAACGATATGATGCCATCAGACATTGCCGCTATGTGGATGAAGTGGTGCGAAACGCTCCCTGGACGTTAACGCCAGAGTTCCTTGCAAAACATCGC ATTGACTTCGTGGCCCACGATGACATCCCATACTCCTCAGCGGGCAGTGATGACATTTACAAGCACATCAAAGAAGCCG GTATGTTTGCTCCTACCCAGCGGACAGAGGGCATCTCtacctctgacatcatcacacgCATAGTCCGTGACTATGACGTGTACGTCAGACGCAACCTGCAGCGAGGATACACAGCGAAGGAACTCAACGTCAGCTTCATTAAT GAGAAGAAGTACCACCTGCAGGAGCGCGTGGACAAGGTGAAGAGGAAGGTACGTGACGTGGAGGAGAAGAGCAAAGAGTTCGTCCAGAAGGTGGAGGAAAAGAGCATCGACCTCATCCAGAAATGGGAGGAGAAATCCAGGGAGTTCATTGGCAACTTCCTGCAGATGTTTGGCCCTGAGGGAGCTCTG AAGCACATGCTGAAAGAAGGGAAGGGCCGCATGCTGCAGGCCATCAGCCCGAGGCACAGCCCCGACAGCAGCCCCACCCGCGAGGAGCGCTCCCCCTCTCCCACCTTCCGTCTCCCCTTCTTCACCAAGACCTCCCCGCCTCCCTCGCCTCCGCCCCACCACAGCGGAGCCCGCGGATACCTCATCAGCGAGGACGACGACGAGGACGACGACGAGGATGATGAAGACGACAAAAACTAG
- the pcyt1aa gene encoding choline-phosphate cytidylyltransferase A isoform X1: protein MLKQMEAQSSSELLLSRKRKRESSNREIEEGERLGKIPRCTVGLKHPAPFADELVPDNKPYERVNMEEAKRGTPPDRPVRVYADGIFDVFHSGHARALMQAKCLFPNTHLIVGVCSDDLTHKYKGFTVMNEDERYDAIRHCRYVDEVVRNAPWTLTPEFLAKHRIDFVAHDDIPYSSAGSDDIYKHIKEAGMFAPTQRTEGISTSDIITRIVRDYDVYVRRNLQRGYTAKELNVSFINEKKYHLQERVDKVKRKVRDVEEKSKEFVQKVEEKSIDLIQKWEEKSREFIGNFLQMFGPEGALKHMLKEGKGRMLQAISPRHSPDSSPTREERSPSPTFRLPFFTKTSPPPSPPPHHSGARGYLISEDDDEDDDEDDEDDKN, encoded by the exons ATGTTGAAACAG ATGGAGGCCCAAAGCTCCAGTGAGCTGCTGCTGtccagaaagagaaaaagggagAGCTCCAATCGGGAgatcgaggaaggagagaggctTGGGAAAATCCCCAGATGTACTGTG GGGTTGAAGCACCCTGCACCTTTCGCAGATGAGCTGGTGCCTGATAATAAGCCCTATGAGAGAGTCAACATGGAGGAGGCGAAGAGGGGAACCCCAC CAGACAGACCGGTGCGGGTGTATGCAGATGGCATCTTTGATGTTTTCCACTCAGGTCACGCCAGAGCGCTCATGCAGGCTAAATGCCTCTTCCCAAATACACACCTCATCGTAGGAG TGTGCAGTGATGACCTGACCCACAAATACAAGGGCTTCACGGTGATGAATGAGGACGAACGATATGATGCCATCAGACATTGCCGCTATGTGGATGAAGTGGTGCGAAACGCTCCCTGGACGTTAACGCCAGAGTTCCTTGCAAAACATCGC ATTGACTTCGTGGCCCACGATGACATCCCATACTCCTCAGCGGGCAGTGATGACATTTACAAGCACATCAAAGAAGCCG GTATGTTTGCTCCTACCCAGCGGACAGAGGGCATCTCtacctctgacatcatcacacgCATAGTCCGTGACTATGACGTGTACGTCAGACGCAACCTGCAGCGAGGATACACAGCGAAGGAACTCAACGTCAGCTTCATTAAT GAGAAGAAGTACCACCTGCAGGAGCGCGTGGACAAGGTGAAGAGGAAGGTACGTGACGTGGAGGAGAAGAGCAAAGAGTTCGTCCAGAAGGTGGAGGAAAAGAGCATCGACCTCATCCAGAAATGGGAGGAGAAATCCAGGGAGTTCATTGGCAACTTCCTGCAGATGTTTGGCCCTGAGGGAGCTCTG AAGCACATGCTGAAAGAAGGGAAGGGCCGCATGCTGCAGGCCATCAGCCCGAGGCACAGCCCCGACAGCAGCCCCACCCGCGAGGAGCGCTCCCCCTCTCCCACCTTCCGTCTCCCCTTCTTCACCAAGACCTCCCCGCCTCCCTCGCCTCCGCCCCACCACAGCGGAGCCCGCGGATACCTCATCAGCGAGGACGACGACGAGGACGACGACGAGGATGATGAAGACGACAAAAACTAG
- the pcyt1aa gene encoding choline-phosphate cytidylyltransferase A isoform X3 — translation MEAQSSSELLLSRKRKRESSNREIEEGERLGKIPRCTVGLKHPAPFADELVPDNKPYERVNMEEAKRGTPPDRPVRVYADGIFDVFHSGHARALMQAKCLFPNTHLIVGVCSDDLTHKYKGFTVMNEDERYDAIRHCRYVDEVVRNAPWTLTPEFLAKHRIDFVAHDDIPYSSAGSDDIYKHIKEAGMFAPTQRTEGISTSDIITRIVRDYDVYVRRNLQRGYTAKELNVSFINEKKYHLQERVDKVKRKVRDVEEKSKEFVQKVEEKSIDLIQKWEEKSREFIGNFLQMFGPEGALKHMLKEGKGRMLQAISPRHSPDSSPTREERSPSPTFRLPFFTKTSPPPSPPPHHSGARGYLISEDDDEDDDEDDEDDKN, via the exons ATGGAGGCCCAAAGCTCCAGTGAGCTGCTGCTGtccagaaagagaaaaagggagAGCTCCAATCGGGAgatcgaggaaggagagaggctTGGGAAAATCCCCAGATGTACTGTG GGGTTGAAGCACCCTGCACCTTTCGCAGATGAGCTGGTGCCTGATAATAAGCCCTATGAGAGAGTCAACATGGAGGAGGCGAAGAGGGGAACCCCAC CAGACAGACCGGTGCGGGTGTATGCAGATGGCATCTTTGATGTTTTCCACTCAGGTCACGCCAGAGCGCTCATGCAGGCTAAATGCCTCTTCCCAAATACACACCTCATCGTAGGAG TGTGCAGTGATGACCTGACCCACAAATACAAGGGCTTCACGGTGATGAATGAGGACGAACGATATGATGCCATCAGACATTGCCGCTATGTGGATGAAGTGGTGCGAAACGCTCCCTGGACGTTAACGCCAGAGTTCCTTGCAAAACATCGC ATTGACTTCGTGGCCCACGATGACATCCCATACTCCTCAGCGGGCAGTGATGACATTTACAAGCACATCAAAGAAGCCG GTATGTTTGCTCCTACCCAGCGGACAGAGGGCATCTCtacctctgacatcatcacacgCATAGTCCGTGACTATGACGTGTACGTCAGACGCAACCTGCAGCGAGGATACACAGCGAAGGAACTCAACGTCAGCTTCATTAAT GAGAAGAAGTACCACCTGCAGGAGCGCGTGGACAAGGTGAAGAGGAAGGTACGTGACGTGGAGGAGAAGAGCAAAGAGTTCGTCCAGAAGGTGGAGGAAAAGAGCATCGACCTCATCCAGAAATGGGAGGAGAAATCCAGGGAGTTCATTGGCAACTTCCTGCAGATGTTTGGCCCTGAGGGAGCTCTG AAGCACATGCTGAAAGAAGGGAAGGGCCGCATGCTGCAGGCCATCAGCCCGAGGCACAGCCCCGACAGCAGCCCCACCCGCGAGGAGCGCTCCCCCTCTCCCACCTTCCGTCTCCCCTTCTTCACCAAGACCTCCCCGCCTCCCTCGCCTCCGCCCCACCACAGCGGAGCCCGCGGATACCTCATCAGCGAGGACGACGACGAGGACGACGACGAGGATGATGAAGACGACAAAAACTAG